One Mercurialis annua linkage group LG3, ddMerAnnu1.2, whole genome shotgun sequence DNA window includes the following coding sequences:
- the LOC130015250 gene encoding pEARLI1-like lipid transfer protein 3 gives NSAYASDYTSTPTSSTPKLKEYTPDYTSNPSSTTPEQKDYTPDYTSKPSSTAPEQKDYTPEYNSKPSLATPEPTNYAPDYSSHSSSETSEPINYAPDYTNNPSSATPEPTNYAPDYSSHSSSETPELINYAPAYTNNPSSATPKPMDYAPDYSSNPSSTSSESINYAPDYSSNSYAKPAKCPKDTLKLGVCVNLLKGLLGVTVGTPPHAPCCSLIGDLVDLEAAVCLCTTIKASLLGIDLTLPVDLSLLLNYCGKQLPKGFQCS, from the coding sequence aactctgCCTATGCATCCGACTACACTAGCACTCCAACATCATCAACACCAAAGCTAAAAGAGTATACACCTGATTACACTAGTAACCCATCATCAACAACACCCGAGCAAAAAGACTATACACCTGACTACACTAGCAAAccatcatcaacagctcccgaACAAAAAGACTATACACCTGAATATAATAGCAAGCCATCATTAGCAACACCAGAGCCAACAAATTATGCACCTGACTACTCTAGCCACTCATCATCAGAAACCTCAGAACCAATAAACTATGCACCTGACTACACTAACAACCCGTCATCAGCAACACCAGAGCCAACAAATTATGCACCTGACTACTCTAGCCACTCATCATCAGAAACCCCAGAACTAATAAACTATGCACCTGCCTACACTAACAACCCGTCATCAGCAACACCAAAACCAATGGACTATGCACCTGACTACTCAAGCAACCCATCGTCAACATCGTCCGAGTCGATAAACTACGCACCCGATTACTCCAGCAATTCATATGCTAAACCTGCCAAGTGTCCAAAGGATACTCTTAAACTAGGTGTATGTGTCAACTTATTGAAAGGTTTGTTGGGTGTTACAGTAGGTACCCCACCACATGCTCCTTGTTGTAGCCTTATTGGTGATCTTGTTGATCTTGAAGCCGCTGTTTGCCTTTGCACAACGATTAAAGCTAGTCTCTTGGGCATTGACTTGACTCTTCCCGTCGACCTTAGCTTATTGCTCAACTACTGTGGCAAACAATTGCCAAAAGGATTCCAGTGTTCGTAA